A stretch of the Paenibacillus dendritiformis genome encodes the following:
- a CDS encoding antibiotic biosynthesis monooxygenase family protein, producing MIVHMTTFYVKPGTANDFESSFRDASAILRERPGYMKHELHKCVEVADKYIMIVQWNSFKDHMPGFTASESYLEWTVLLQPFFERPPVAEHYVGIRLK from the coding sequence ATGATTGTTCATATGACGACGTTCTATGTGAAGCCGGGTACGGCGAACGACTTCGAGAGCAGCTTTCGCGACGCTTCGGCGATTCTGAGAGAGCGGCCGGGATATATGAAGCACGAGCTGCATAAATGTGTGGAGGTCGCGGATAAGTACATTATGATCGTCCAGTGGAATTCGTTCAAGGATCATATGCCGGGTTTTACGGCATCGGAATCCTACCTCGAGTGGACCGTTCTGCTGCAGCCTTTTTTTGAGCGCCCTCCCGTGGCGGAGCATTACGTCGGCATTAGGCTGAAGTAA
- a CDS encoding M3 family oligoendopeptidase: MTFSEYRYERPDIAAIGKQFKEHLQAFNAAESLEDQDRAMEAINKLRSVFDTQNQLVGIRHSIDTNDEFYKAEQDYMDEITPMFQEYITDYYKALISSRFRTELEQKWGRQLFQLAELSVKTFHPDIIEDLQQENKLATEYNKLIASAKIPFEGEERTLAQLMPFEQSPDRDMRRRASEARYQFMAEHEAEFDRIYDELVKVRTKMARKLGFSNFVELGYARMCRTDYNAEMVANFRKQVLDEIVPIATKLRERQRNRIGVDTLRFYDESLSFKTGNATPKGDPDWIIANGKKMYAELSPEMNEFFTFMVDNGLMDLVSKKGKQSGGYCTYLSEYGAPFIFSNFNGTSGDIDVLTHEAGHAFQVYESRHLKVPEYHFPTFEAAEIHSMSMEFFTWPWMNLFFEEETEKYKFDHLSSGLLFLPYGVSVDEFQHFVYENPDATPAERKAAWRDIERKYLPHRNYEGIDYLERGGFWHKQGHIFQSPFYYIDYTLAQICAFQFWKRMNEDYKAAWADYLKLCQTGGSQSFTELVTVAGLISPFEDGCVASVIGVIEQWLNEVDDTKL; encoded by the coding sequence ATGACATTTAGCGAGTATCGTTACGAGCGACCCGATATCGCAGCGATCGGCAAGCAGTTCAAGGAGCATCTGCAGGCATTCAACGCCGCGGAGAGCCTTGAAGATCAGGATCGGGCCATGGAGGCCATCAACAAGCTGCGCAGCGTGTTCGATACGCAGAATCAACTTGTCGGCATTCGCCACTCTATCGATACGAACGATGAGTTCTACAAGGCGGAGCAGGATTATATGGACGAGATCACGCCGATGTTCCAGGAATACATAACAGATTACTACAAGGCATTGATCAGCTCGAGATTCCGGACCGAGCTGGAGCAGAAATGGGGCCGCCAACTGTTCCAATTGGCGGAGTTGTCGGTGAAGACGTTCCATCCGGACATCATTGAAGATCTGCAGCAGGAGAACAAGCTGGCGACGGAATATAACAAGCTGATCGCTTCGGCGAAAATTCCATTCGAGGGCGAGGAGCGCACCCTGGCGCAATTGATGCCGTTCGAGCAATCGCCGGATCGGGACATGAGACGGCGCGCGTCCGAAGCGCGTTATCAGTTCATGGCCGAGCATGAGGCGGAGTTCGACCGTATCTATGACGAACTGGTGAAGGTGCGAACGAAGATGGCGAGAAAGCTGGGTTTCTCCAACTTCGTCGAGCTTGGTTATGCGCGGATGTGCCGGACCGATTACAACGCCGAGATGGTCGCCAACTTCCGCAAGCAGGTGCTGGATGAGATCGTGCCGATAGCGACCAAGCTGCGTGAACGCCAACGCAACCGGATCGGCGTCGACACGCTGCGCTTCTATGACGAAAGCCTCAGCTTCAAGACGGGCAATGCGACGCCGAAGGGCGACCCGGACTGGATTATCGCGAACGGCAAGAAGATGTATGCGGAATTGTCGCCGGAGATGAACGAATTCTTTACGTTCATGGTCGACAACGGGCTCATGGATCTGGTCAGCAAAAAGGGGAAGCAGAGCGGGGGCTACTGCACCTATTTGAGCGAATACGGGGCGCCGTTCATTTTCTCCAACTTCAATGGCACTTCGGGCGACATCGATGTGCTGACTCACGAAGCCGGGCATGCGTTCCAAGTTTATGAGAGCAGACATTTAAAAGTACCGGAGTACCATTTCCCAACATTTGAAGCGGCCGAGATTCATTCCATGAGCATGGAGTTCTTCACTTGGCCGTGGATGAACCTGTTTTTCGAAGAGGAGACGGAGAAGTATAAATTCGATCATTTGTCATCGGGACTTCTCTTCCTGCCGTATGGCGTATCGGTGGATGAGTTCCAGCATTTCGTCTACGAAAATCCGGATGCGACGCCGGCGGAGCGGAAGGCCGCTTGGCGCGATATCGAGCGCAAATATTTGCCGCACCGCAATTACGAGGGCATCGATTACCTGGAGCGCGGCGGCTTCTGGCATAAGCAGGGACATATATTCCAGTCGCCGTTCTATTATATTGATTACACGCTGGCCCAAATCTGCGCCTTCCAGTTCTGGAAGCGCATGAATGAAGATTATAAGGCGGCATGGGCCGATTATTTGAAGCTGTGCCAGACCGGGGGAAGCCAGTCCTTCACCGAGCTTGTCACCGTAGCCGGCCTTATCTCTCCGTTCGAGGACGGATGCGTGGCCTCGGTCATCGGCGTCATCGAACAATGGTTGAATGAGGTAGACGATACGAAGCTGTAA
- a CDS encoding lipid II flippase Amj family protein, with product MTSTLVIVFILTLIIHASETLSYSIRFAGVRIGKLAVALSLTGIVVLVARTANLIQAPFTANFIDYANRHPEFDPLPYLRFTLVAASAGTLLAIAVFPTFVQLFTRIIARLEVAGSIPKLLAGVTIGQLRRTKSYIRRPTWSMLISLRYLGIPKRFILLNIAVTGIYTVGVLASLYAAYLVPEFSTTASQSSGLINGMATILLTIFIDPQLGLITDKALQHPQERGRLGRIYAVLMFSRFFGTLLAQLLLVPAAYWIASIVRLIS from the coding sequence TTGACGTCTACGCTAGTAATTGTATTTATTCTTACTTTGATTATTCATGCGTCCGAGACGCTGTCCTACTCGATCCGCTTCGCGGGTGTCCGGATCGGCAAGCTCGCGGTCGCCTTGTCCCTGACCGGGATCGTCGTGCTCGTGGCGCGCACGGCCAACCTGATTCAAGCGCCGTTCACCGCTAACTTCATTGATTATGCCAATCGGCATCCGGAGTTCGATCCGCTGCCCTACCTCAGGTTCACGCTGGTGGCGGCGTCGGCGGGTACGCTGCTCGCGATCGCGGTGTTCCCGACATTCGTTCAGCTGTTCACGCGAATCATCGCCCGGCTGGAGGTGGCCGGCTCCATCCCGAAGCTGCTGGCCGGCGTTACGATCGGGCAGTTAAGGCGGACGAAGAGCTACATCCGCCGACCGACCTGGTCCATGCTGATTAGTCTCCGTTATTTGGGCATTCCGAAGCGGTTCATCCTGTTGAATATCGCCGTTACCGGGATCTATACGGTCGGCGTGCTCGCCTCGCTGTATGCCGCCTATCTCGTTCCGGAGTTCAGCACGACCGCTTCGCAATCATCGGGGCTTATTAACGGGATGGCGACCATCCTGCTGACTATTTTCATTGATCCGCAGCTCGGATTGATTACGGATAAGGCGCTTCAGCATCCACAGGAACGCGGCCGGCTGGGCCGAATCTACGCGGTGCTGATGTTTTCGCGCTTCTTCGGCACCTTGCTGGCGCAGCTGCTGCTGGTCCCGGCGGCCTATTGGATCGCCTCGATCGTCCGGCTCATCAGTTGA
- the tsaA gene encoding tRNA (N6-threonylcarbamoyladenosine(37)-N6)-methyltransferase TrmO: MNIEPIGTVRSSVTEGVDDNWGKVVAEIHLLPEYADGLIGLHEFSHILVVYYMDRSTFDPAADLVRRPQGRSDMPDIGIFAQRAKHRPNPIGITCAKLVNIEGAIIRVQGLDAIDDTPVLDVKPHFPAFDSPSNPQVPAWVNQLMSNYF, encoded by the coding sequence ATGAATATCGAGCCGATAGGCACCGTTCGCTCCTCCGTGACGGAAGGGGTGGATGACAATTGGGGGAAGGTGGTTGCCGAGATTCATTTGCTTCCGGAGTATGCGGACGGGCTCATAGGATTGCATGAATTTTCCCATATCCTTGTCGTATATTATATGGATCGCTCTACCTTCGATCCCGCGGCAGACCTGGTCCGCAGACCGCAGGGGCGGTCCGATATGCCGGACATCGGGATTTTTGCGCAGCGGGCGAAGCATCGGCCGAATCCGATTGGCATTACGTGCGCGAAGCTGGTGAATATCGAAGGAGCGATTATCCGGGTGCAGGGGCTGGACGCGATAGACGATACGCCAGTGCTTGATGTGAAGCCGCATTTCCCGGCCTTTGACTCGCCATCGAATCCGCAGGTGCCCGCCTGGGTCAACCAACTGATGTCAAATTATTTCTGA
- a CDS encoding ChbG/HpnK family deacetylase, giving the protein MLSILGYSSGDRVLIIQADNAGHSAEANEAAFELLESGAVTSASLITVAGHSLAAAKRAVAGKNASIGIHLTLTGGYRPRSAPDRIPSLLDKGRFPDSLSQLEKQADPYEVRHELANQIEWALKQGLKPTHLDSHQGSVLGLFAGNDFLDAVFDLCDTYELPFLLPRNIVRQSFLTQAQRRRFEYMINEARERNIALIDDLLPDAYGLAEAENYESYREGIVRALAELKPGITQWTLHPERYTASYPQRKHQAKREMEYRIAADPAVRDVLAREGIKLISWQPLQQWQHEQAAAASKRSGRGKILRFG; this is encoded by the coding sequence ATGTTAAGCATTCTGGGATATTCATCCGGGGACCGGGTTCTGATTATACAGGCAGATAATGCGGGCCACTCCGCCGAAGCGAACGAGGCGGCGTTCGAGCTGCTGGAGAGCGGAGCGGTGACTTCCGCGTCGTTGATTACGGTCGCCGGGCACAGTCTTGCTGCCGCGAAGCGGGCCGTCGCCGGGAAAAACGCATCGATTGGGATTCATCTGACGCTGACGGGGGGCTATCGGCCGCGCTCGGCGCCGGATCGGATTCCTTCGCTGCTGGATAAGGGTAGATTTCCGGACAGTCTATCGCAGCTGGAGAAGCAGGCCGACCCGTACGAGGTTCGGCATGAACTGGCCAATCAGATCGAATGGGCCTTGAAGCAAGGGCTGAAGCCAACCCATCTTGACAGTCACCAAGGCAGCGTGTTGGGGCTGTTCGCCGGCAACGATTTCCTCGATGCCGTATTCGATCTGTGCGACACGTATGAATTGCCTTTTTTGCTCCCGCGGAACATCGTGCGGCAGTCCTTTCTGACCCAGGCCCAGCGCAGAAGGTTCGAATATATGATTAACGAAGCCAGAGAACGGAACATCGCGCTGATCGACGATCTGCTGCCTGATGCTTACGGGCTGGCCGAGGCAGAGAACTATGAGAGTTACCGTGAGGGGATTGTGAGAGCCCTGGCCGAGCTGAAGCCGGGGATTACCCAATGGACGCTGCATCCGGAACGGTACACGGCTTCATACCCGCAGCGGAAGCATCAGGCGAAGCGGGAAATGGAATACCGCATCGCGGCCGACCCGGCCGTTCGGGACGTGCTGGCCAGGGAAGGAATCAAGTTGATCTCCTGGCAGCCGCTGCAGCAATGGCAGCACGAGCAGGCGGCGGCAGCGAGCAAACGCTCCGGCCGCGGGAAGATACTGCGGTTCGGCTGA